The following nucleotide sequence is from Lacinutrix sp. Hel_I_90.
CCAATAATTTTTAGCATTCGGTACTCTGCCCTTGTTTCAAGTTGGGGTCCAAAAACGCTAGCATATACGCCTTTGTGCAATGTGATGTTATTTGCTTTTGCTATGGTTTCAAATTTGGTGTTTATACTCATGTCATAAGGTGCACTCATATCTGTAAAACGTTCGCCTAAAGCTTCAACTCCTTTAAAAGCTAATGGGGAATTGCCTTGTAGATTAATATGGTCGTCTATGAGCATCAATTCTCCTTTCTTGAAATTGAGATTTATTGCCCCGGCGGCATTAGAAACTAACAACGTTTTAATGCCCAATTTTTCCATAACACGCACAGGATAGGTAACGTCTTGAAGCGTATAACCTTCGTATAAATGAAAACGGCCTTGCATAACAATTACGGTTTTACCTTCTAAGGTTCCGTAGATTAATTTTCCTTTATGGAACTCCACTGTTGCCGTAGGAAAATGTGGAATATCGTTATAGCTTACTTGTTCAATAACTTCAATTTCATTAGTAAATTGACCTAATCCAGTTCCTAGAATAATTCCAATTTCAGGTTTCTCAAAGCCTTTATTTTGTAAATACTCGACTGTTTTATTAATGTAATTAATCATTCTGTTTTATAATATTTTGCAAAGGTTCAATATACTCCAAGTCTTCGTATAAATCAATATCATTTAAGATCTCAAGCAATCGGATTTTATTTTGTTTTAAATTTACAATTGTGTCATTAAAA
It contains:
- a CDS encoding purine-nucleoside phosphorylase; its protein translation is MINYINKTVEYLQNKGFEKPEIGIILGTGLGQFTNEIEVIEQVSYNDIPHFPTATVEFHKGKLIYGTLEGKTVIVMQGRFHLYEGYTLQDVTYPVRVMEKLGIKTLLVSNAAGAINLNFKKGELMLIDDHINLQGNSPLAFKGVEALGERFTDMSAPYDMSINTKFETIAKANNITLHKGVYASVFGPQLETRAEYRMLKIIGADAVGMSTVPEIIVANHLNLKVAAVSVLTDECDPEHLKPVDIAEIIAMAAKAEPNMITLFKELIKTI